From the genome of Primulina eburnea isolate SZY01 chromosome 12, ASM2296580v1, whole genome shotgun sequence, one region includes:
- the LOC140807731 gene encoding putative pentatricopeptide repeat-containing protein At1g68930 has translation MYVKLSLIFPPEQFLHSFMSSISNYYCTLLKQCCEIQNVKQAKRLHGRMIKSLKNPETFLLNNLINAYYKLKEIKYARHVFDKISRPNLFSWNTILSAYSKSGDIRKMEEIFGLIPRKDGVSWNLIISGYIKCGLSEKALETYKLMLRHGFEYLNRITFSTVIVMLSNKGWFGLGGVVHGQVVKCGFNSYVFLGSPLVDMYAKCGLICEAKRVFDEIQERNVVLYNTMLMGFLRCGLLEESEVIFRCMPEKDSISWTTMITGLTQNGMDREAMDLFREMRLTGFDMDQFTFGSILTACGGLSASREGKQIHAYVNRTDHLDNVFVASALLDMYSKCRNIKYAELLFRKMGSKNVVSWTAMLVGYGQNGYSEDALRIFCEMQRNNIEPDDFTLGSVISSCASLASLEEGAQFHVQALVSGLISFTTVSNALVTLYGKCGNIEESKQLFDEMKWRDEVSWTALVSGYAQFGKATETIDLFENMLTHGLQPDGVTFIGVLSACARAGSVEKGLQYFSLMTEKYGIRPFLDHYTCMIDLYSRAGRLEEAKNFILKMPCSPDAIGWATLLSSCRNRGNLEIGKWSAESLLKLDPQNPAGYVLLASIYAAKGKWDEVSQIRKGMRDKGVRKEPGCSWIKYNKKVHIFSADDKSSPFSNQIYEKLENLNDRMTEEGYVPDMRSVLHDVEESEKLKMLNHHSEKLAIAFGLIFIPPGLPIKVVKNLRVCNDCHNATKIISKITEREILVRDAVRFHLFKDGKCSCGDFW, from the coding sequence ATGTATGTCAAGTTATCGTTGATCTTCCCGCCAGAACAATTCTTGCACAGCTTCATGTCCAGCATCTCCAATTATTACTGTACATTACTGAAGCAATGCTGCGAAATTCAGAATGTAAAACAAGCGAAAAGACTCCATGGTCGAATGATCAAATCCCTGAAAAACCCAGAAACCTTTTTGCTGAACAACCTCATCAATGCTTATTATAAGCTCAAAGAGATCAAGTATGCCCGCCACGTGTTTGATAAAATTTCCAGGCCAAACCTATTCTCGTGGAACACCATTCTTTCCGCTTACTCGAAGTCTGGGGACATTCGAAAAATGGAAGAGATATTTGGTTTGATCCCAAGAAAAGATGGGGTTTCCTGGAACTTAATTATTTCGGGGTATATAAAGTGTGGATTGAGTGAGAAAGCGTTGGAGACTTATAAACTGATGCTAAGACACGGGTTTGAGTATCTGAATAGAATTACATTTTCCACAGTTATCGTAATGCTGTCGAACAAGGGCTGGTTTGGTTTGGGCGGGGTTGTTCACGGGCAGGTAGTGAAATGCGGATTCAATTCGTACGTATTTTTGGGGAGTCCATTGGTGGATATGTATGCAAAATGTGGTTTAATCTGTGAGGCAAAACGTGTGTTTGATGAGATACAAGAGAGGAATGTGGTCTTGTATAATACAATGCTTATGGGTTTTTTAAGGTGTGGATTGTTGGAAGAGTCAGAAGTTATATTCCGATGTATGCCTGAGAAGGATTCGATTTCCTGGACAACAATGATTACGGGATTAACACAGAATGGGATGGACAGAGAAGCCATGGATTTATTCCGAGAAATGAGGTTGACGGGATTCGACATGGATCAGTTTACTTTTGGAAGCATTTTAACTGCTTGTGGAGGTCTTTCGGCTTCAAGAGAAGGGAAACAGATTCATGCTTATGTGAATAGAACTGATCATCTGGATAATGTTTTTGTTGCCAGTGCCCTTCTTGATATGTATTCAAAGTGTAGAAACATCAAATATGCAGAGCTATTGTTTAGGAAGATGGGATCCAAGAATGTTGTTTCTTGGACTGCTATGTTGGTAGGATATGGTCAGAATGGATACAGTGAGGATGCTCTTCGgatattttgtgagatgcaAAGAAATAACATTGAACCAGATGATTTCACTTTAGGCAGTGTGATAAGTTCTTGTGCCAGCCTTGCCAGCTTGGAAGAAGGAGCTCAGTTTCATGTTCAAGCACTAGTCTCAGGATTGATTTCCTTTACTACAGTCTCCAATGCTCTTGTGACGCTGTATGGCAAATGTGGGAACATAGAAGAGTCCAAACAAttgtttgatgaaatgaaatGGAGGGATGAAGTATCTTGGACTGCCTTGGTATCAGGCTATGCGCAGTTTGGGAAAGCCACTGAAACGATTGATTTGTTTGAGAATATGTTGACTCATGGTCTGCAACCAGATGGAGTTACTTTTATTGGAGTTCTTTCTGCATGTGCTAGGGCAGGATCTGTGGAGAAAGGTCtccaatatttttcattaatgacaGAAAAGTATGGGATTAGGCCCTTTCTTGATCATTATACTTGTATGATCGATCTATACAGTCGAGCTGGACGATTAGAAGAGGCAAAGAACTTTATTCTTAAAATGCCTTGCTCTCCTGATGCGATTGGTTGGGCTACATTACTGAGCTCATGCAGAAATCGTGGAAATTTGGAAATAGGTAAATGGTCAGCGGAATCTCTTCTCAAACTAGATCCACAGAACCCCGCTGGATATGTATTGCTCGCCAGCATATATGCAGCTAAAGGCAAATGGGATGAGGTGTCGCAGATTAGAAAAGGAATGAGAGATAAAGGTGTTAGAAAGGAGCCAGGATGTAGTTGGATCAAATATAACAAGAAGGTGCACATTTTTTCTGCTGATGACAAGTCAAGCCCGTTTTCTAATCAGATATATGAAAAGCTGGAAAATTTGAATGATAGGATGACAGAGGAAGGATACGTGCCAGATATGAGGTCTGTTTTGCACGATGTAGAGGAATCCGAGAAATTAAAGATGCTGAACCATCATAGTGAAAAGCTTGCTATTGCATTTGGTTTAATTTTTATCCCTCCTGGACTACCCATAAAAGTAGTAAAAAACCTTCGCGTGTGTAATGACTGCCACAACGCGactaaaatcatatcaaagatCACAGAAAGAGAAATACTTGTAAGAGATGCTGTACGGTTCCATTTATTCAAAGATGGAAAATGTTCTTGTGGAGACTTTTGGTAG